The Magnolia sinica isolate HGM2019 chromosome 11, MsV1, whole genome shotgun sequence DNA window GCAAAGGCCGCACACTAACACCTCAAACATGCAATGTGGCACAACTATGAGAGATCCTGTGCATTTGTCAGGAGGGCCCCGTGGGAGGAGTGCCCAAGCCCAAACTATGTACCACTCCGCAGCTGGGACAACATTTATTGAATGTGGATGTGGAGAGCTGGTCATCCATTTTAAccatcttttttatatatataatctacATGTCCTGCCAAAATGAAGAGATGCCCAGGTCTTGCCCACCAATACCACGTTGGCAAGCATTGGCAGGTTTCAACTTTCAAGTACAATTCCTCTGTGCACATTCATctactcttttatttttattattattattattattgctaaACAGTATAACTAGATCATTACCTTGTTGAAACCGAGAATGCATTTAGGACTAATGCCAACATATCCCACAGGTGCCATTTCGGTCATAATTCCTACCCGCCACCGATGCTTAAAGAagcaggaaaaaaagaaaagaaaagagaaatgttGTTGGATACAATAAATGAAGGTAGGCTGCAGTATTACATGAAGCAATGAACTTTTTATACCTTATTCATGATAGCAATGATTCCTGGATCACTGGCAAGCATATGCATTCTTTTCAATGCCTCGGAAGCTGGAGGGTTCAGCtgttaagaaagaagaagaaaagtaataAACAATAAATCAACAGAAACAACAGGACAAGAACATATACTCAAACAGCATCATGCCACGAGCCCTGCAAATGGAATTTCCAGGAACATGTGGGACACGCATGCATGATCCAGGGGCAGGCAGACCCCACCATATGGCCTAtgccaacttgaaagtaacataatTACAATTTGGTGCCAGACACCTGGTAACACTGAGAAGGAAAGTTATCTCCACTTTATCAGACTAAGAATTGCAATAGAATCCAAAATGCGGACCCAAACACCCTAACATCTCAGTCATGAATTGTCCCACAATCCCAACACTCCATAGTCCACTAACAAAACAAAGAATAAGCAAAGATTAATCAAACCTCAATGCCAGGAATGTGAAGCGTGCGAAAATCACAGAAAATGTAGGTCCCTTGAGGAAGTTTCAGAGATTTTTGGGGCCCAGATAACAATCTCTGCCTTAATCTCTTCTCCTCTTCATCGAATCCAGCTATCCTCAGGTCTGGCTTCAAACTATTTTGTGAAACCTCTTCAATTTCATCTTTGAACACTCCCATCATTCTAATAGGCTTCCCCTGCCACAGAAAGAAGAACAAGTAAACAATAGCTTTCATGTTCAAATAAGAGAGGCTATGCCAGCACGCCTGCAAGATATAAATATGAATGATGAGCCAAAGAATCACATATCTAAAAGAGACAATGCTTAAGATGGCATATTTGCAAGTGCTTAAGATGGCCCCTTTGTATGTATAGATGACCAGTTGTTGGTGCATGACAAGAATGTTAGAGGTATGCTTTCCATAGCCAAAGCTTGCTTTACTGGATTCCACCTTGATTTTGATATCTCAAGTTATAGCAATACTTTCTCTAAGCCCACACACATATCCCACATTTGTGtgaatatccaagccattcatcaggtcgaGTCAAGATGGTCAAGAAATCAGGTAGGCGGTACGTACTCAAAAACAGTTTTGACTCTACAAATATTGCCAACGACCCACATTCAATACACCcacaaggcccacctgatgaatggatcgaCCTGGCTTTTTGGGCCAGTGAATCTAttcaatgggacccacctgatgcgtggcCAGATGTCCCACATACGTGGGGGTAGAGGTATATGTGGACTAACAAAACAAATACAAATTGGGATATACTGCCTAAGACAAAATAGAATACAGTTTGTATCACACTAATGCAATAGATAATCAGCTTTTACCTCAACAATAGCAGCTTCTTGCAAACTTAAACTAGAGTGTTCATCCGAGAAAGGAGTAAGCAGTTTGGAACCTTTATCAGTAGATCGCGGAACAAGTAGCCGCATTGTTTCAGGCTGGACATTAGTCAGCTTCTGTAGCTTGCACCCAAACTCCTTGCAAGTAGAGTTTGAATCTATCTCCACATTCAGCTGCTTCCCCCTCCAAGTGACCACGATATTGAGTATACTATGCAGCTCTTCCATATTCTACTTGATTCTATGAAGGTACAGACTGCATGATGAAGGATAAAActgagtttgtttttttttttttgggtacaaGTATTCTCTTGAAGTTTTGTGAACTGTAGCGTAAAGAGCTATAACAGCAAGCTTTCCCACATTCGTGTATGGGGAAGACCGTGTACAACTGTACATTCCATACATGTGCCAGTAGCCGGTAGCATGGCACACAATCCATTGATCAAAGGGGCACCACTATGTAGATGCTTTCGTCCAAGAATGAATTGCTCCACTTGTCAAGTGGGTCACAGTAcacaaaacaaatgtatggctgAAAAAACTTGGCCAAAACTTTCAAACCCATTGAAtaactttgtggcccacctgctgaacGGACCAGACCTATTTTTGGGTGAGTAATCTACAAGTCAAAACCTGCATGATAGATGGATGGGATACTGCACCTGTGATGGCATGTACATGACCTGCCTTGTACAAGTATGTATGCTCAATGCTCCATAAGAATTCCGGGTAAACATAAAGCCAGCCATGTGGCCTttatataagaagttcaaattagTCAAAACACCTAACAATAAGGAATGGGTAAAATCAACCTTGCCAGTTTTTCCAGCAATAAGCATGATATAGGCTGTATCAGTTCACCCGATTCACTTTATAAGAAGATGAGTTGTTAATCAGTTCAAAGCAAAACAATTCCCAGTTCAGTTAGCTTTGATTCATTGAAACCAACCAAAACTTCATGAGCTAAGAAATGAATGCAAGCATTTAATTACCAGTCCCAGTAGTTAGATTCAGTTAATACTTCGTTATTTCCTAACTTCTACCAATCAATAAATATGCCCCCTCCTTGGGCTGTATCATATTGCTGGTGGGGATTTAAAGTTGGATGGTTTCCATTTCCAATTAAATCATATGGACATAGAAGGATGGTGTGGCCAAAATAGGAAGTGTATCCCTCATCTTTCCCCaccagacacacacacacacacacacacacacacacacacacacacatatttacaGAAAATTCCCTCTTCCGGCACATTAATCGAATGCTCACATATCATTCCAAACCAAACCCACTAAAAGAAATcacgaaaaaaagaagaaaattatggGAATCCATCAAAATTCAAAGAAACAGCAACACAAACAacccaaaattaaaattaattacaATAGAAGTAAATAATCCCTCAATTTCCATGCCACATACATCCTAGAAAAACGCCCAGATGCTAATAAACTCCTATAGAACCCAATCTAAACCAGCAATTACAACATCAATAAATTATAGATGAAATTTCGGCTACAGATATAGGCAtttggattattaaaaaaaaaataaagatcgaGATTTCGGAGGATTTACCTTGTCGTAGTTGTGAatgaaagcgagagagagagatattgcgAAGCGTTGGACCTACCACGAAAAAGCCCGCGGTCGAAATTTATAGAGGAGAGAAAACGTTGATAGTCTGGTAGACTATGATGGTTCATACACACGCAGTCAAAGGCCGCGGCTTACATGAACCCGTTGTAACAGCTTAGTGCGTGatccctgacagtggggcccacctagattaaatatatttatatcaactccatccataagattttatagctcatttttctgcaatttttcaaaaatgaagttgatacaaatctcaatggaccacactactgaaaaaagtggtgattaaacactcaccattaaaaacttcctaggatccGCTGTAATGTTTGCTTACGATCCAACTTAATTATAAGGTTACGCaggtctagatgaagggaaaacacgaatatcagcttcatccaaaacttatgggggccaaaaaaggttttaatgatcaatcactgcTCTTTCttgtggtgggtccacctgagacttatatctgTTCATTTTCTGTTTCATCGACTAAAATATGctttcaaaacgaatggacggagtggatatctaTTAAATatttctaggtgggccccacggtgagtgactcacccactaagctgtcaCCCCGACTCACCTAATCCCCACCCAAGTAAAAAACTTGGAGCTACATGGCGTGCGTATAACCGAAAATCAACCGtgtaaatggtgggacccacattagatTGGTCATTAGTAATAAGATTACAGTAGAAAGGTTTTTTTGAAATCGCCGATTGAAGGACATTTAGTGGACGGTTCAATGATCAGATGTGAGTAAAAAGATGTCCTTTAATCAGTGGTTGTGTTTATTTAATCGACCCGAGTTACCGTTTATCATCTATCCACCCTGGTTGCCgcgatttggatggtttgatatGAGATACACGTATGACACGTGTACGGTTTACGAGATGCACGAGTATGGATCATCGCCCTCGCAAGTGTAAAATAACTCTCCTTTGTGCAGATAGACTCCGTTGCAGTTCGCAGCCATTTTCGAGGTGGGCTACTCATCCGTACACGTGGCAATGGCATGCGTACGAATTGCGAGCCATCCAAGTCGTGGGTCCATCCTTGATGGAGCATTCTCTGACCATCGCACTGATTGGACGATGTTAacactctcttcttttttttaaccCATTTGAATATGGACTACTACCTTTTCTCTCAAACCGTCCGTTTGATCACCACCAATAGGACGGTGAAGATTATATGAGCAGATTATTTTGGGTCTAACGTCGATTTATGATGGCTATGatgtggatggtctagattgatgtgTAAACACTCACCGTGTGGGATGTATGAATCAGCCAATTTAAGATATTTGTGGTGGACTATCACCGAAGTCGTGACCGTATTCATAAGGCATGACGTATGGTAAGAACATTCCAGAATAGACGCGCATCTTAGCGTTGTCCCGTCATTGACAGCTAAAATGAGCAGGGTGCATGCGAAGCGCGTGTTCAACGCTTCCACCAGGAAGGTTGTTGGGAAGCTTTGGTACCAAGCCCACACGCAGCTCAATGCTGATGTGGACAATAAAATCTAATAAATGGCAGGTGTTCTtcacatccaacccatgcatcacGTACATTCTATCGTATAGATGATCTGGACCAAAAATCAGACCGGTCATctcaccaagtggaccacaaatgTAGGGAAACAATGGACGGTTTGAGAAGTTTCCAATTATCCACATGCCtcgtggacccacctgataaatggaaaTCCTCTTCTATGGACCGGGTCATATACAGAAAACCACCGGATGCATAGATAAAGTTTCTCACGTGCGTGCCAGACCGACCGGTCATTGAAAGAAAGACTTTGGGATTGAACCGCTGAAAATATATCCCTTGATCAGATAATCATAACCATCAAATCACTGGCATGTTTTCCCGTTTGACtggaggggacgcggattgcgcggTGAACCAAACAACTAGCAAGGTAGTATAAGGAATGTgtggggccccactgtgatgtgtgatgtatttgttttatccatgccgtccatcggcCTCGCCAGCTCTTTTTAGTTTAAggacccaaaattgaagaatatccagagctcaactggaccacacccaGGAAAACTTCTTAATGGCcatagaagttatggatcaagccgatatttgtgttttgccttcatctaaACATCTCTGCGGGCTATGGAaaggtttgaacggtggacgttaTACCTGTTtcccatggcgtggtccactttgaGCCTTGTATATGCTTCGATAGTTTTGGGCCtgcccataaaatgagctggaaaaagaaAAACTTAGCACCATAGATGCTTTGGTTCCGTgctctttttatatgtatatatataggaaagtaaatttttagggtttgaaaaggCTGTTTGGATGAAAATACTTTTGACGTTTAGGATAAAGTAGCTAGAAAAAGTAAGGATATTTTCGATTGTAATGGTTCATTCTTACAAATAAAGGTCTAGTTTAGTAAGATAGGTTCGaattgagtaaaaaaaaaaaaaaagtgatacgTCATGCCTTTAGTAAAAAAAATTACCCCAGGAAAGAATgtacggcgtagataaaacaaagacatcgcagtgggtcccacagtcttCTGACGGTGGTGGCAAGGTCTGGCAAGGTCACCATGCAATCCGAATACCGATGGTTATTATTTATTAACTTCCAATCAAATTTCCCCAGCTCAGGTCACCACATATGTCCATGATCCGTGTCTGACTTACACATGGCAAGATGTCTATCTCGATAACATGGCAAACCTCGTGGGTCGATAGTCCACACCTCAAAAGTAGTATGATTAGTCAGTTGAACGTGGGCCACCGTCTCTTTTTTTTCAACTTATTGTAACACGGGCACACCTCAACCATAGATCAAGTGGGTCTGTAGTCCACAACTTTTTCCAATCACATCCACGCACTCATGCCTTGGAACTCCCTGGATTTGCACGTTGTACCGTGAATTAACTTTAATCCAAGAGTAGCTATGTATGGTATATttaaggggtttgaatttaattactaaatcaactttaatatctctaattagtaagaTTATAATTtttaacacaatggttgtaataagcctgctgaaatatattctttgcctgaaaatgatgaaattccaagtcttggatgggccacaagcataggatcatgtttgagtgactaactgATGATTTTTAATAGTTAATTTACATTgacagtgtttggatggtgctgttcATCATTAgtaggtcatgtgcccaataaaataatagtatagtgacacacatgttacacttgcaactattaaagtgattttaggtgtaatccaagctctagTTATTGTGGATTTCAAACCTCTctttaaggggatttgaaaccccctagatttgaaaacCCCAATTACTTCATGCGGCCAAACAACTAGGTGTTTTGAAACCCCTCGAATCCTAGATGCCAAACGATCCTTAACAGCCCGATTTCTCACTCACATGTGAATGGATGATAGAAAATAGGTGCTTAATTTCTCATGGGGTGAATTCTCACTATAACGAACTCGATGGACATGAACGATCTCTAACAGGTGTTATTTCTTGGCACGTATGATGCAGTCATGCAAGCAAGTCCTGCCTACATTAAGATGTAATAAAGACACTAATAAGATatttttaattcatatttttttagtAGGAGCATTATTTGCTTTTTTAAGGCAAAAATAACTCCTTGTGGGCCATTTCCTCGTACTACATTAGCTTGTCATGGATACCGTTTGATAATagatgtgggccctataaaatcaATGATTAATGTCACTTCTTAGCCAATTTGATATGTTTACCTTAATTGGACACCGTGAACCCACaataaagttatttttaaaaaaataaggtcATTCTTTTGCATGCTTGTATACAAGTTCACTTTGACTCCATCGTGACATAGAATCCAATGTATGTCGTCACGCACTATGGTCCACATGCTGATATATTCAAATTATTTGAAGCGTCCATTTTATGGATACCACGATAAATAATCTATTTTCTCATAATGACGCTTGATGATGGTCATATGATTTGATATTTATTGTTGAATGCAGCCCATAGAAAAAGTTTCTTTTCATTATTCCAATTTAGTCCACCGATAATGATGGTAAGAGCTTTTCTTTCATCATAATTTTCTTGAAATAGTGTGCATATAACAATTTCCAAAATATGGACAATTTTGATCATCAGGTAACAACACACGATGGATATTGAATCACAACATGGGTAAGACGAACTCTCGTGTATTGTTAATTGAGATGGCCCTCAATTATAATGTAATAAAGTCAATAACACCGTAATTTGAATCCATATCTTTATTAGCCCTCTGGGCActattaagctttttataataaaaatgttcaTTTGTTGGTTATCACCTCATACTATGGTAGCTTTTTGCATAAGTCGAGATGGTCTTTTAAGAATGGAGTGTGAGCCCCACAAAATTAATGATTGGGGCTACCTTTTGGCTGATCTAATCCGTTCACTTTAGCTAAACGATTTTGGACCCATAATAAGATCATTTGAAAAAAATAGAGATGTCTATAGCCTACAACTGCATTAACAATGTAAGTCAATATTAAATTATTTCATTTGGTGTAGTCCATCAATGATAAGTTTTGCCATCAAACTTGGAGCAGATGACATTGAATTAAAATTCATTTcatatggatggcttggatctgcTATAAGATGATTCAGTAGGCCCTACAAAAGATGTTGGATGAATTTAATAACTCCCATGCACGGGAAGGTCAtttagcattttttattttttacttccaCGAAAAGGAACTATTTTGGCCGTTAGGACTATTGCAACATTCATGGCACTCGCTCTGTACAAGATTATAAGTATTTTATAAAGATTTCTTGCCACATTCTACGATGTAAATGCTATGATGACCATAAGTTGGTTTAAGTTAAGATAGTAATGGCTTTTGtgtgtcttatatatatatatatatatatatataaggagttTATGGAAGGGAAGAGGGTGAGGTGGTTacctttataataataataattatcattattttttgcATGAATGATAGAGTTTGTAAAAGGAAATTTTTTATAGtttatgaattttgaaatgaaagttgtaatggatgaatgttgtagtGGAAGAGTGTTGGAATGAATCAACAGTTATGACTATCATAATGATGAAGTTATGATTATTTTCGTCGGATTGACGATACACAGTGCGTATCAGCGATTGACGATCCATAATCCCCGATAGACTTTGGGCTCACTTATTGTCAATAAATAATGTATAAAATAAGATGAGTctaaagtcatttgaaagtttattaaattatcttttcaacaagTACAGGATTACTTGCGTCAGGCATGTAACAAAAGAGTTATGACTATTTTCGTCAGATCGAAAATTCAGAGTGCATATTGacgatccacagtgaatatcagtgATCCACGGTAAATATCGACAATCCATAGTTAATATCGACAATCCTCATTGAATATCAGTAATCCACGGTGAATATCAACAATCCACAATTATTATCGGCGATCTTCATTGAATATCGGCGATTCACAGTGATTATCAACGATTTACGATGAATATTGATTATTCGCCATACAACATTTATCTATTACAAAAATTTTCCATCTTGACattcatcacatccatccatttcaaaTTTCACCAATTGCAATATTCTTGAATTGAAAAATTCATCTATTTCACAAAACTCTCACAATTCATACAAAAAATATAAAGGGAACCATCATACCCTCTTTCATTTCACAAACTCACATTATTAATActcataaaaaaaataacaatataCAAAAGCTACAATTATCCAAACCTAAACTTACTTTTGGTGATCATAACTTCTAAGTCAAAGATTATAAGTaggaatcttaaaaaaaaaaaaaaaaaaaaaactctcaaaaGCTTGCCATAATGAATAGAATGACGTTGGATGCTCATTGGAGTGGGTGCTACGAAGGTGACAAAGGTCCTTACGGCCAAGATAGTCCCTTTGTAtgaaatatgtaaaaaaaaaaaaaaaaaaaagaagaaaaaagagagaaaatgttAAATGCCCTTTTCATGTTAGGGATTTGCTTATTGATTTCATCTCACATcttgtgtgggcccactatattgtcTTGTAGCAAATTAAAGGCATCCATaagaaaaatgttttaatttcatGCTATTTGCCCAAGAACTTATTAGAGATAGACACATGGAAagaaataattcaaaattaactCACAACGTTAATGTTATTATGTCATAAATATCTTTgttatttttttcttgaaatagCTCAAGTGTGGGGTTACAATTGTTCaattaaaataaatgaattaGATTGACCTAGAAATGACTCTGCAGCCCATACTCTAccgtatatatataaaaaaaactctcGACTTTAATGAAAATGGCTTGATTTTAACCTCATAATGGAGGGCCATTTTAACTAATGCAGTGCTTCCATCGTCCTCCCTTTCTGGTGGTTCGCTTAACCCCTGTCGAGAGTCGGTACCCAGCGTGTGTCGCCACCCCACCGAGGCTCACAGCATTAAATGatcggatgatctgaaccgtctgtaTTCTCTTCATTGTCATAATCAATAAATTCTTTAACAAAATCACGCTTCATGGATGATCCTAGCCTTTAATTTGTAAAGTTGAATTCtagccattgaaaactttcttatCACTGTGCTAAATTCATCAGACAGACAGGGATATTCACAATCATCCGTTCAGTGTAATATTTTATCGTTAGTGTATATAATTAGATTCAATAAAATAGACCGTCCCGATCATTGGGaaactcagcatgtgggccccactcgatATCGACACGCAGACGATCCttagtcgcgacagaggcaaaacgaactccttCCCTCCTTTAAACCGTTTCCAACGGATAAGCTTATCTCTCCCTCTTAGAATCATGGCAATCTCTTCCTGCAATTTCCTGCAACTTCCTTTCTCCAAAACCCTACCCCCTTCTCCCTCCGCTCCATCTCGCCGTTCatcttccctctctttctccccaATCCGATCGTCCAAATCCGAAACCCCCTTTTCATTGATCAAAAccatcgattcctcgaacatcgATCCGATCCATGCCGTCGATCCTTCGCTCAAGTACGCGAACATCCTGTTCTTCCGATCGGCTTACAATGTCCAGATCGTGGTGGACGAGGATGAGCCGGAGGAGGTGCTTTTGAGGAGGTTCCGAAGGGAGGTTTCGAAGGCGGGGGTGATTCAGGAGTGTAAGAGGAGGAGGTTCTTCGAGAATAAgcaggaagagaagaagaggaagaacagAGAAGCCAGCCGGAGGAATCGCCGAAGGTATGATGAGAAACACAGCATTAGTAGATCTCAGAaaccctagttttttttttttttttcctttcaattttaaattttttgtactTTTTCTTTCTGTTGATTATCTATTGCTGAACTCCTCAAGTCAATTACCATATATGCGGTACACATGTAGGAAATCAGGGTCGTTCATC harbors:
- the LOC131219591 gene encoding small ribosomal subunit protein bS21c-like, whose product is MAISSCNFLQLPFSKTLPPSPSAPSRRSSSLSFSPIRSSKSETPFSLIKTIDSSNIDPIHAVDPSLKYANILFFRSAYNVQIVVDEDEPEEVLLRRFRREVSKAGVIQECKRRRFFENKQEEKKRKNREASRRNRRRRWVPRFPSSADADAAANKARSAEDAEDNWEMPEGNIPF